CCAGAAGCCCATAACTATTAAAAAGCAGCAACCATAACCACAATCAAAAACAcatttctctcctctcctcatGCAATTCTCAGGAACTAAGTCAATAACATCACCATAATTCACCTACCAACAGGAAAAACAAAAGCTGAAGGTACaaaaggaagagggaaaaaattaaccaaaactGCCCAAAGAGAGTCATCATACCAGCCCTGCAAAAAGGAAGCACAGCCCGGCTGATCATTGTAGTGGTGATGATCGTAGTGGTGATAATCATTGTGGTGATGGTGGTAATGAGGCAGCgacgggggcggcggcggcggaggataCCCTCCGGCGAAATACCCCTGGTACCCCTCGAAGGGAggccgaggcggcggcggcggccccgGCGGCCCCGGCGGCCCCGGGTACGGATAGCCCTGAACGGCGGGGCCGAGGGGTAacccggcggcggaggcggagcagaTGGGTACCCTGCGAATAATTCAAGCCAAAAAGCTCAAGCAGATTATCAGGGAAAGGAGTTTGCCTTTTGCCCAGCAAATCAAAAAGCGATCTTGATCAAGAAAAAGCGATCATCGATCTCACCTGGTGGAGGAGGGTAAGGGTCCTGAGGAGCTCTCTGGTAGCTCATCTTCCCTCTCCCTGAGTTTGCTTTTTCTGCGACGATGCAGAAATTCAAGCTGGCATTGATTTTCGATTGAATTTATTGTTTTATGTTAGtaattgtagagagagagagagaggagatggagtcgtGCCCTGTCCTGTCTCGTGGTTTTCTTAATCGCTACGGCCAGAACACGCCTTGTGGATAAATTTTTAGTCACGGTTGTGTTAAAGGTTATCCAgacaaaatgacataaatagttcACCGGTTTTGTCTAAAGAAACaatttgattcatgaatttttaatatattcagTACAGATcctttaaattcaatttaattgtaATATAtgcattaaacttttaatttgttcaatttaattcctAAACTAGATAATCTAAAAGTAGATTGAATTCGGAAATGTAATAATTAAttgactatattgaacatttataaaaaatttagaaatcacGTCTTATATTGAGTTAGAGTATATGGGttgtattgaataaattaaaagtttaagagcCGAATTGCATGTTTGTAATTATCCCAATTCCCTATAAAGCACTTACCATATTACTtagattttaaaatattaattacatgtATCATGATCAATTTTATATGGTTATTTAATAAATGCCCCTACGATGGATTATTGTAGagttattcttaataaaaaaaaaggggggagaaaATTACAGatttgacttatcaaatattaatTAGGGCACGTGATGATACTTACGGATTTAAGTGGTTAGAAGGAAATCAACTTGGTTGCAAAGCAATCCGAAGAAACTCTTAATTGAACTGGGGTTTACGAGAACCACTTCCATTGATCATGTGAGACTCGTATCGATGGACCTGATCCATGCGAACCCAAACCCGAGCCAGGGTTTGCCCATAATCAAGTCGGAAACAATATTTTTTCGAGAATAGATAGCGATTTCTCCATCAAAGGAAACTTCGTCCACCTGAATGTGTCCACCTCGTGTTTTTGGCAGCTTCTTCCTTCTCTGTTGCACATTGCACCGTGCAAAGTCGTCAAGATGGGCAATGGAACGGGTTTAGTTTTCCTAAAATCCATGGACCATGGTAAATTGAGCCACTGGCTACTAAAATAATAGTTCCCAATTTTGCCAAAAGCCTCTCGTCTCATCAGACTTGACCTCTTTGTGAGGAGGTCATAGTTCGTGATCGCAAGCTGTTGCCGATGGTTATACCGGAAGCGAAGATTAAGTTACGCCATACGTCGGAATGAAAATGTCGGCATGGACAAGCGCACCTCCTATTTTGGTTCCCATTGCATCCGGAGCTCCGGCTCAAGATCCATACTTCTGGTTAAATGGTCTGGATGCATATATACCGGCGTGGCACTTATAAACCGACTACCACGCATCTCCTATTCTGGTTGCCATTGCATCCGGAGCTTCGGCCCAAGATTCATACTTCTGGTTAAAAGCACTTTGCGCACAAACATGTAATTGTCACGGTCTCAAAGTTTGTGTAAACAAAGGAGTGACCTTGATTGAAGAAGACTGCAGTTGCCTAGGGTTTCTAGAACATCCTTAGGGATGGGTAAGACGGTAATTGTACCTAGTTCTAGAGCATTCTTGATAGATAGGGAGATGCAATCTCGTCTGCTAGATCGAATGTTAATCAATGGTTGTAATGGGAGACTTCTTATATAAAAGGAGAGCCCTGTCCCTCATTTGTAACTATCCAAACAttcaacaataaaaaatattctttccaaaaacttctctctctaaaactttATCTCTGCAATTTGGGTAAACGGGCGAATGATGGTTCCTAAATGTAAGTTCTTGACCTATCTAAATTTAATCTATTCATGTTTTATCTAAATGGTTTGATTAATTGCTTGCTCATATAACAGAGCAAAAATCTAATCAGAAATGAACCTACGCATTGTCTTGCAACCTTTGGCAGAGTATCCAAAGAGAACCGTGATGGAAATTACATAAACTAGGGAACCATACTATGCCAGCAACTAGTGCATAGAGAATAATTGAACTTAGTGGTGAGAGTAAAAGAAGTTACACCCTCTCTAACCTAATATAATCATCAAGTTCAGAAAGTTAAGGGAGTGAGCCAAGGTTCGAGAGAATGAACAACAGAATCACATAATCCACTTATGATCGCTTCGATGCATCATTTGACAGCAGGACAACTAAGATAAAGTTCAAGTACACGTGGGCAAAGCCTCAACTATAAAGGAGTTAATAAGTCTGGTTGAATTTCACACAtctcaagaaaatgaataatcagagttattaatatcattatgtGACTTAACTTTTTTACATTAGTTAGAATCAAATGTTTTGTCATATTTAGGGGATATCAAGGCAGCAAATAAATGTTGTACTTTTGATACGTTCTTTGCTGGCTAAACTTAGTGTGAAAACAGAAGTTGCAGATCCGTGTTAGTCTCCTCTCTTGATTTTCTATCGctaattttccatggaaattaTCTTACTATTCAGTCTAAAATATGTGGAATTGTATAGTGTTTACGTGTGATTAGAATGGGTTTATTTCACCGAAAAGAGAACTTCTAAAAGTGAGCATAATgtaaaatcctaatttctcgTGAAATCTAATATGCAAAGCCTCTGCCATAATCCATGCGTGGTCTCAGGAAATGACGCGAATTTTGCTCAACAAGAGACAAAAACATCAGCTTCCAAGAGTTTCAATGCTGCAAATTACCAATTATTGAGAATTCCTACATTTTTCCGCAATTGGTCCCCTAAAGTACTTCCTTGGAAggtttttatcattttctctcGACACCATAATAATCTTGTTAATTCCAGATCGTTATCATGTCTTTTATATTACTAATTATATATGATATGAAGTCAGAACTCCGGTTTTTTATTGCTCAAAAATGGCAAATCCATATGAAACATGATGCAATTCAACggataattcatattcaaaCGAGCATTCCGATCATATatagataaaaaatatttattatgcCCATGTAACTCGGTACAATTTTGAATGACGATGAATGTGTGTCATCTTGTTTGAATGTGTGGACAAGGCTCTTAGACATTCAGGATGTACGTTGTCAGTCTTGAAAATCATTCAACTAGCAGCATACCCCTAAAATTATTCGACGTACATTTTAAGTAATATAGGTGATCCTGCACAATGAGGTAAAATCCGGTTGAAAAATCAATCTCCGCAAactaaggccccgtttggttaaactttcccaaggggctttatATTAGGCGTTTGGTAAGTATTTTTggaagtcccttggccaaatgttAGTATTGGGAATGCTAAAAGCTCAATATAAATTCGGATCTACTTTGAGCTTTTGGCATTTCGGAAATGTAACTATACTATTCATCCGCGTCACcgttcatcttcatcttccctTGATTTGCCGCCTAAGAGTCAATCTTCTTCAACGATTGCCACCGCCACCTATGAGTCGTGCGTCTCCAGTGACCACCTCCACGGGTGGCGTGACCCATGACTTAGGCGACGCCACTTGAGGTCACACCCCTAGCGGGTGTTGCTTGAGGTCGCGACCTCAAGTCACCAGATGTAGTAGTCCAGAGGCCAAATCTGGCCTCCACAACCTAAAGCCGCTAGATATGGCCGTCTTGAGACCAAATATGGCGATCCAGAGGCTAGACTTGTTGTCCAACGGCTAGATTTGGCCTTTGCGACCTCAAGTTGCTAAATCTAGCAATCCGAAGGCTAGATTTGGCCGTCCAGCAACAAGATTTGCTTGGCTAGCTATAGCTAAGGCCAACCTACACCAGAATAAATtttcagattaaaaaaaaaatagcaaaaacccTTTATAAATATGGGTTTTATCAAATGGTA
This Eucalyptus grandis isolate ANBG69807.140 chromosome 7, ASM1654582v1, whole genome shotgun sequence DNA region includes the following protein-coding sequences:
- the LOC104453540 gene encoding LOW QUALITY PROTEIN: cysteine-rich and transmembrane domain-containing protein WIH1 (The sequence of the model RefSeq protein was modified relative to this genomic sequence to represent the inferred CDS: inserted 1 base in 1 codon) is translated as MSYQRAPQDPYPPPPGYPSAPPPPPGYPSAPPXQGYPYPGPPGPPGPPPPPRPPFEGYQGYFAGGYPPPPPPPSLPHYHHHHNDYHHYDHHHYNDQPGCASFLQGCLAALCCCCMMEECCFFLR